In Candidatus Bathyarchaeia archaeon, the following are encoded in one genomic region:
- a CDS encoding VOC family protein, translated as MPRVIHFEINADDPKRAAKFYEKVFGWKIEKWGPVDYWLATTGNEKEPGIDGAIMERFKKGTTFIFVEVPSVDDFLKKVINAGGKEVTKKAPIPGVGYSAYCKDTEGNIFGLFQRDPKAK; from the coding sequence GTGCCCAGAGTAATTCACTTCGAGATTAACGCAGACGACCCAAAAAGAGCGGCAAAGTTCTATGAAAAGGTTTTCGGATGGAAAATCGAAAAATGGGGGCCGGTCGATTACTGGCTTGCCACGACCGGAAATGAAAAAGAGCCGGGTATCGATGGTGCAATAATGGAACGTTTCAAAAAGGGAACAACATTCATTTTTGTTGAAGTTCCTTCTGTTGACGATTTCTTAAAGAAGGTCATAAATGCTGGCGGAAAAGAGGTTACAAAGAAAGCACCAATCCCCGGAGTAGGTTATTCGGCGTACTGTAAAGATACTGAAGGAAATATTTTCGGACTCTTCCAACGCGACCCCAAAGCAAAATAG
- a CDS encoding DNA-formamidopyrimidine glycosylase family protein, which translates to MPELPEITVIAGQMNKEIVGKDIASVEIKQPKNLNIPVAEFEKIIKGKAVKEVFSRGKWIFIKLASAYYLLVNLGMGAELLHFTQNQTLPEKYHFKMAFSNESGFTIHFWWFGYIHLLHEKELCRHELTFRLGISPTDKLFTVEKFKELLANKKGRIKEFLLDQKNIAGIGNVYAQDILFKARVHPNRKIPTLSEKEIENLYKAITSILNHSIKLGGLAYEKDFYGKSGKFTIDEFLVGYKAGKPCPLCKTSIEKIKNGSTSSYVCPKCQQIQ; encoded by the coding sequence ATGCCGGAACTTCCCGAAATAACCGTCATTGCTGGACAGATGAATAAGGAAATCGTAGGAAAAGATATCGCGAGTGTTGAAATAAAACAACCTAAAAACCTAAACATTCCAGTCGCTGAATTTGAGAAGATAATCAAGGGAAAAGCTGTAAAGGAGGTTTTTAGTAGAGGAAAATGGATTTTCATAAAACTAGCCTCAGCCTACTATTTGCTCGTAAATCTTGGGATGGGAGCTGAGCTTCTTCATTTCACTCAAAATCAGACGCTTCCAGAAAAATATCACTTTAAAATGGCATTTTCCAATGAAAGCGGATTTACAATTCATTTCTGGTGGTTTGGCTACATTCACTTGTTGCATGAAAAAGAATTGTGTAGGCATGAGCTTACCTTTAGGCTTGGGATATCGCCAACAGACAAATTGTTCACGGTAGAAAAGTTCAAGGAGCTATTAGCAAACAAGAAAGGAAGAATAAAGGAGTTCTTACTTGACCAGAAAAACATTGCAGGCATAGGAAATGTTTACGCTCAAGACATCCTTTTCAAAGCCAGAGTACATCCAAACAGAAAAATTCCAACGTTGTCAGAAAAAGAAATTGAAAACCTTTACAAAGCTATCACCAGCATACTAAATCACAGCATTAAATTAGGTGGATTAGCTTACGAAAAAGACTTCTATGGAAAAAGCGGCAAATTCACCATTGACGAATTTCTCGTAGGCTACAAAGCTGGAAAACCGTGTCCTTTATGTAAAACGTCAATAGAGAAAATCAAAAATGGCAGCACGTCCTCTTATGTTTGTCCAAAATGCCAACAAATACAGTGA
- a CDS encoding adenylyl-sulfate kinase, whose product MPQNGWCVWITGLPGSGKSVVSETLLKLLNQHGIHAELLSSDALRRILTPKPTYSVEERDIVYATLVYIAKLLTQNGVNVVIDATGNSRRYRENARKQIPKFIEAYLECPLEVCMKREANRGKTYQAPKQIYAKALKGKAPTVPGIGQPYEPPLNPEITLDTTKHNPEECAQKILKTLFERFS is encoded by the coding sequence ATGCCCCAAAATGGTTGGTGTGTCTGGATTACAGGGCTTCCAGGCAGCGGTAAGTCTGTCGTCTCTGAAACTTTGTTGAAACTTCTGAATCAGCATGGCATCCACGCGGAATTGTTGTCTTCTGACGCTTTGCGAAGGATTCTAACTCCTAAGCCAACTTATTCAGTTGAAGAACGTGACATAGTCTACGCTACGCTTGTTTACATCGCTAAGCTGTTAACACAGAATGGCGTAAACGTTGTGATTGATGCAACTGGCAATTCGAGACGTTATCGCGAAAATGCGAGAAAACAAATTCCAAAATTCATAGAAGCCTATCTCGAGTGTCCGTTGGAAGTGTGTATGAAACGTGAGGCAAACAGAGGAAAAACCTACCAAGCACCAAAACAAATCTACGCTAAAGCTTTAAAAGGCAAAGCACCAACTGTGCCCGGGATAGGACAACCATACGAACCACCCTTAAACCCAGAAATAACCTTAGACACCACAAAGCATAATCCGGAAGAATGCGCCCAAAAAATATTAAAAACACTCTTTGAACGTTTTTCATAA
- a CDS encoding GIY-YIG nuclease family protein, which yields MKGVYLLIVSIAKPIQIRVGALGNVSFEKGVYVYVGSAQNNLEKRVERHLKKVKRKFWHIDYLLENENVKILQVFYKVTGKSYECKLAKEISRKGTAIIGFGSSDCNCKSHLFRLNDYQSLKERMHSMKV from the coding sequence GTGAAGGGCGTCTACCTTTTAATCGTTTCAATCGCTAAACCCATCCAAATTCGCGTTGGTGCGTTGGGTAACGTATCTTTCGAGAAGGGCGTCTATGTGTATGTAGGTTCTGCTCAAAACAATTTGGAAAAACGTGTGGAACGGCATCTCAAGAAGGTTAAGCGGAAATTTTGGCACATTGATTACTTGCTTGAGAATGAAAATGTGAAGATTTTACAAGTATTCTATAAAGTGACTGGAAAATCCTACGAATGCAAGTTGGCTAAAGAAATAAGTAGAAAAGGAACTGCAATAATTGGTTTTGGTTCTTCTGACTGCAACTGCAAAAGCCATCTGTTTCGGCTAAACGATTATCAGTCTTTAAAAGAACGTATGCACTCAATGAAAGTATGA
- a CDS encoding phosphotransferase: MPELKVERLEEYLSSVYKKPVKIISVAPLGGVGITELKGFGYGVPWFIEFNIDKETKRVVLETMRPEGFGHDHFSDRAAVLLWQHSTFNKLPRHVRSVDVGAFTADGETLKSVGDCSEFFLLTEFVGDGVLYHHDLDSIKKSGFMRDLDEERCVALSEYLAEIHAVKKDASGLYVRRIRDLLGHGEGIFGLTDSYPSGLGYVDERFFVEFEKACLEWRWRLKHKTHRLSQVHGDFHPWNVMFKQGLDFVVLDRSRGEWGEPADDVSAMTINYLFYALQSSGEIEGPFERLFLLFWRNYLDRTGDEEILSVVQPFYAWRSLVLASPVWYPNLPVDVRKKIFRFATRVLKAKEFEFETVESYFK, encoded by the coding sequence ATGCCAGAGCTAAAGGTTGAGCGGCTGGAAGAGTATCTTTCAAGTGTTTATAAAAAACCTGTAAAGATTATCAGCGTTGCTCCTCTCGGAGGGGTGGGAATTACTGAGTTGAAAGGTTTTGGATACGGTGTACCATGGTTTATAGAGTTTAACATTGATAAAGAGACCAAACGCGTTGTTTTGGAGACAATGCGCCCCGAAGGCTTTGGGCATGACCACTTTTCTGACAGGGCCGCTGTTCTGCTTTGGCAACATTCTACCTTTAACAAACTGCCTAGGCATGTGCGTTCCGTTGATGTGGGCGCGTTCACAGCTGATGGAGAGACGTTAAAGTCGGTTGGTGATTGCAGCGAGTTTTTCTTGTTAACTGAATTTGTAGGCGATGGTGTGCTTTACCATCATGATTTAGACAGCATTAAGAAATCGGGTTTTATGAGAGATTTGGATGAAGAACGGTGTGTGGCGCTGTCTGAGTATCTCGCTGAAATTCATGCAGTAAAGAAGGATGCTTCTGGGCTTTATGTAAGGCGCATTCGCGACTTGCTTGGGCATGGCGAAGGCATTTTCGGGTTAACCGACAGCTACCCAAGCGGTTTAGGCTATGTGGATGAGAGATTTTTTGTTGAATTCGAGAAGGCTTGTTTGGAATGGCGTTGGCGGCTTAAACACAAGACGCATAGACTTTCTCAAGTGCATGGAGATTTTCACCCATGGAATGTCATGTTCAAACAAGGATTAGATTTCGTAGTATTAGACCGCAGTAGAGGCGAATGGGGCGAACCCGCAGATGACGTAAGCGCTATGACAATTAATTATCTCTTTTATGCTTTACAAAGTTCTGGAGAGATTGAAGGACCTTTTGAGAGGTTATTCTTGCTTTTCTGGCGAAACTACTTAGATAGGACGGGTGATGAGGAGATTTTAAGTGTTGTTCAACCGTTTTACGCTTGGCGAAGTCTCGTGTTGGCTTCGCCTGTGTGGTATCCGAATTTGCCTGTGGATGTGCGCAAGAAGATTTTTCGTTTTGCCACTCGTGTGTTGAAGGCTAAGGAGTTTGAATTTGAAACTGTCGAATCCTACTTCAAATAG